A genome region from Coffea arabica cultivar ET-39 chromosome 7e, Coffea Arabica ET-39 HiFi, whole genome shotgun sequence includes the following:
- the LOC140011320 gene encoding uncharacterized protein has translation MPLDPQAFYQTTAEPVVPEHPVQTKPEVGESSAPVDIKLLKRLDRFDEFIRKNQGLSKQGVLDYDDLCLFPNVQLPVGFKTPKFNKYDGTGNPKTHLRLFANKLGRPVDDENLPLRLFPESLEGDALDWYSNLKPEEIAAKVEPPMTEDEIVRTFIKAHDPPHFEEIFRMTGCSFAAIVNKLEEYDDFVRAGKIVNVSALKSQVEALQGQGSSGKGPPFKKKEGDVTFVWSHNPSPRPQY, from the exons ATGCCTCTGGATCCACAAGCTTTTTATCAGACTACCGCAGAGCCTGTTGTGCCAGAGCACcctgttcaaaccaagccagaagtGGGAGAGTCGTCTGCCCCGGTGGATATCAAGCTACTTAAGCGGTTGGATCGTTTCGATGAGTTCATCAGGAAAAATcaaggtttaagcaaacaaggggTGTTAGACTACGATGATCTGTGCCTGTTTCCAAATGTACAGCTGCCCGTAGGGTTCAAGACCCCGAAGTTCAATAAGTATGATGGTACAGGCAACCCTAAGACACACTTGCgtttgtttgccaacaagttgggcagaCCCGTAGATGACGAAAACTTGCCATTAAGGTTATTTCCAGAAAGTCTGGAAGGGGacgcactcgactggtattccaactTAAAGCCAGAGGAG atagctgcCAAGGTTGAGCCTCCGATGACCGAAGATGAAATTGTTCGCACTTTCATAAAGGCGCATGATCCTCCACACTTCGAAGAAATCTTCCGTATGACCGGGTGTTCATTTGCTGCGATTGTGAATAAACTCGAAgaatatgatgattttgtgagAGCCGGAAAAATTGTTAACGTCTCTGCCCTAAAATCACAAGTAGAAGCTTTGCAAGGGCAAGGAAGCAGTGGGAAAGGACCAccgtttaaaaagaaagagggggatgtAACTTTTGTCTGGAGTCACAACCCATCACCCAGACCCCAATACTAA